The Chryseobacterium geocarposphaerae genome has a window encoding:
- a CDS encoding adenine phosphoribosyltransferase, whose protein sequence is MASQDLIKKLERTIENIPDFPIPGIQFKDISPIFLNPKLYEEVIEDLVTFSKGKIDAVCGIESRGYLFGIAIAVALEVPFILIRKAGKLPPPIISEKYDLEYGSAIIETREGQIKPGQRVLIHDDLLATGGTTEAAAKLVEKQGAKVSQFSFLIGLKGLNGDEKLKKFDAEIYHILEY, encoded by the coding sequence ATGGCTTCACAAGACCTTATAAAGAAACTTGAAAGGACAATTGAAAATATCCCTGATTTTCCCATTCCAGGAATTCAGTTTAAAGATATTTCGCCGATATTTCTGAATCCAAAACTGTATGAAGAAGTAATAGAGGATTTGGTAACTTTCAGCAAAGGGAAAATAGATGCTGTTTGCGGAATTGAAAGCCGCGGGTATTTATTCGGGATTGCCATTGCGGTTGCTTTGGAAGTTCCGTTTATCTTAATCCGGAAAGCAGGAAAGCTTCCGCCACCGATTATTTCAGAAAAATATGACCTCGAATACGGTAGTGCTATCATTGAAACCCGTGAAGGACAGATAAAGCCCGGACAAAGAGTTTTGATTCACGATGACCTTTTAGCAACAGGCGGAACTACAGAAGCCGCTGCGAAATTAGTTGAGAAACAAGGTGCAAAGGTTTCACAATTCAGTTTCCTGATCGGATTGAAAGGATTGAATGGAGATGAAAAACTGAAAAAGTTCGACGCAGAAATCTATCATATTTTAGAATACTAA
- the sufD gene encoding Fe-S cluster assembly protein SufD, producing the protein MALKEQITENHNEFLESLHHRFLDEERKAALQRFESVGFPTKKDEEYKYTSLKEITEKEYNFFPKESHNITKEQLDQLHLGEENFDWITFVNGKLHKELSKVSIENVEFLSFNYALNDEKHKDVFDKYFNTIAGDKSAFTNLNQAYCKYGFFLKVPKNVVIEKPIHVFYISQNQEENTFYNTRNLLIVEEGAKVEIIESHHNFDSTYVLTNSVTEIFTYPNAKADWHKLQNDNDTSYLIDNTFAKQEKDSLTTVNTFSFGGKLVRNNLDFIQNGSNINSFMNGITIIGKDQLVDHHTAVHHNQPNCESYQNYKGIFDGKSHGVFNGKVFVDKIAQKTNAYQQNNNVLLSEGATIDTKPQLEIFADDVKCSHGCTVGQLNEDALFYLRARGISKKEAQALLLYAFANDAMQNIDIEPLKEKISKLLAEKLEVDIEF; encoded by the coding sequence ATGGCATTAAAAGAACAGATTACAGAAAACCATAATGAATTTTTGGAGAGTCTTCATCACAGATTTTTAGATGAAGAAAGAAAAGCAGCTCTTCAGCGATTCGAGAGTGTTGGTTTTCCGACAAAAAAAGACGAAGAATATAAATATACCAGCTTAAAGGAGATTACTGAAAAGGAATATAATTTTTTCCCTAAAGAAAGTCACAATATCACCAAAGAGCAGCTGGATCAGTTGCATTTGGGCGAAGAAAATTTTGACTGGATCACTTTCGTAAACGGTAAACTTCATAAAGAATTATCAAAAGTTTCAATTGAAAATGTTGAGTTTCTTTCATTCAATTACGCATTGAATGATGAGAAGCATAAAGATGTTTTCGACAAATATTTCAATACAATTGCTGGCGACAAATCAGCTTTTACCAATTTGAACCAAGCTTATTGTAAGTATGGTTTCTTCTTGAAAGTTCCTAAAAATGTAGTGATTGAAAAACCGATTCATGTTTTCTACATTTCTCAGAATCAGGAAGAAAATACATTCTATAATACAAGAAACTTATTAATTGTAGAAGAGGGTGCAAAAGTAGAGATCATTGAAAGTCATCATAATTTTGACAGTACCTATGTGTTAACAAATTCTGTAACTGAAATTTTCACGTATCCGAATGCAAAAGCAGATTGGCATAAGTTACAGAACGATAATGATACTTCTTATTTAATTGACAATACTTTCGCAAAACAGGAAAAAGACAGTTTAACGACTGTGAATACTTTCTCTTTCGGAGGTAAATTGGTAAGAAACAACCTGGATTTCATTCAGAACGGGTCGAATATCAACTCATTCATGAACGGGATCACCATTATCGGGAAAGATCAGTTGGTCGATCACCACACGGCGGTTCACCATAATCAGCCGAATTGTGAAAGTTACCAGAATTACAAAGGTATTTTCGACGGGAAATCTCACGGGGTTTTCAATGGAAAAGTATTTGTAGATAAAATTGCTCAGAAAACGAATGCTTATCAGCAAAATAATAACGTTTTATTAAGCGAAGGAGCAACGATCGATACAAAACCTCAGCTGGAGATTTTTGCGGATGATGTGAAGTGTTCTCACGGTTGTACAGTAGGACAGCTGAATGAAGATGCATTGTTCTATCTGAGAGCGAGAGGAATTTCTAAAAAAGAAGCTCAGGCATTGCTTTTATATGCTTTTGCCAACGATGCGATGCAGAACATCGATATTGAACCTCTGAAAGAAAAAATTTCTAAGCTTTTGGCTGAAAAATTAGAAGTAGATATTGAATTTTAA
- a CDS encoding four helix bundle protein yields the protein MADEFEKFEVYQLAVNLTKNVFNLLNQDKYKREFELSNQIKRAVLSISNNIAEGSEYNNNAQFIRFLKYSKGSCGEVRNMLHLCSVLYEEDTQDLINDCKLVSRQLSKFIDYLSKTDVKKRS from the coding sequence ATGGCGGATGAATTCGAAAAATTTGAAGTTTATCAATTAGCTGTTAATCTTACAAAAAATGTTTTTAATCTTTTAAATCAAGATAAATATAAGAGGGAATTTGAATTGAGTAACCAAATCAAAAGAGCGGTTTTGTCAATTTCAAATAATATTGCGGAAGGAAGCGAGTATAACAATAATGCCCAGTTTATTAGATTTTTAAAATATTCTAAAGGCAGTTGTGGAGAAGTAAGAAATATGTTACATCTTTGCTCGGTTTTATATGAGGAGGACACACAAGATTTAATTAATGATTGTAAATTGGTTTCAAGACAATTATCAAAATTTATTGATTATCTCTCTAAAACTGATGTTAAAAAACGAAGCTAA
- a CDS encoding YfgM family protein, with protein MAKLEKNAHNEQEGKETVEFFKDLDREALNTERFLEKYSKQIGIVFGVLILGVLGFFGYKQFVEAPKNVEAVKSYLAAQKYAAEGKDKEALGGKSAANPGFLGTYENYSGTKVGKLSAYNAGLLKFKEGKFQEAYDLLDKFSSDNKTLMAMKYGAMADAKSGLNKNDEALTLLDKASSASDDPYTSYYFTRKAGIVALGLKKNAEAKKYFATIDEKYQDYDNGMSDSYIEMTKYY; from the coding sequence ATGGCAAAATTGGAAAAGAATGCTCACAATGAGCAAGAAGGTAAAGAAACAGTAGAATTTTTTAAAGATCTTGACAGAGAAGCTTTAAACACTGAAAGATTTCTTGAAAAATACTCAAAACAAATAGGAATCGTTTTCGGAGTTTTGATTTTGGGAGTTTTAGGTTTTTTTGGCTATAAGCAATTTGTAGAAGCTCCAAAGAACGTAGAAGCTGTGAAAAGTTACCTTGCTGCACAGAAATATGCTGCTGAAGGAAAAGATAAAGAAGCTCTTGGTGGTAAATCTGCTGCTAATCCTGGGTTTTTAGGAACGTATGAAAACTATTCCGGAACTAAAGTAGGAAAACTTTCTGCTTACAATGCAGGATTATTGAAATTTAAAGAAGGAAAGTTTCAGGAGGCATATGATCTTTTAGATAAATTCTCTTCAGACAATAAAACATTGATGGCCATGAAGTATGGAGCAATGGCAGATGCAAAATCTGGTCTTAACAAGAATGATGAAGCACTTACCTTATTAGATAAAGCTTCTTCTGCCTCTGATGATCCTTACACAAGCTATTATTTCACAAGAAAAGCAGGAATTGTAGCATTAGGTCTTAAGAAAAATGCTGAAGCTAAAAAGTATTTTGCTACAATTGACGAAAAATATCAGGACTACGACAACGGAATGTCTGATTCTTATATTGAAATGACTAAATATTATTAA
- the sufC gene encoding Fe-S cluster assembly ATPase SufC gives MLNIKNLHAKIEDGAEILKGINLEIKPGEVHAIMGPNGAGKSTLSSVIAGKEDYEVTDGEIIFRGEDIIEDAPEERAHKGIFLSFQYPVEIPGVSVTNFIKAAMNENRKANGLGEMPAKEMLALIREKSEKLGIKKDFLSRSLNEGFSGGEKKRNEIFQMMMLDPKLAILDETDSGLDIDALRIVADGVNAFKNEGNAVLLITHYQRLLNYIQPDFVHVLANGKIIKTGDKSLALELEEKGYDWLLN, from the coding sequence ATGTTAAATATAAAAAACTTGCACGCCAAAATTGAAGATGGCGCAGAAATTTTAAAAGGTATCAATCTTGAAATAAAGCCGGGAGAAGTTCATGCTATCATGGGGCCGAACGGAGCCGGTAAATCTACTCTTTCTTCTGTGATCGCAGGAAAAGAAGATTATGAGGTTACAGACGGAGAAATCATCTTCAGAGGTGAGGATATCATCGAAGATGCTCCTGAAGAAAGAGCGCACAAAGGGATTTTCCTTTCTTTCCAATATCCGGTAGAAATTCCGGGAGTTTCTGTAACGAACTTCATCAAAGCGGCGATGAACGAAAACAGAAAAGCAAACGGATTGGGAGAAATGCCTGCAAAAGAAATGCTGGCTTTAATCCGCGAAAAATCTGAAAAGCTTGGAATCAAAAAAGATTTCCTTTCAAGATCATTAAATGAGGGATTCTCAGGAGGTGAAAAGAAAAGAAATGAGATCTTTCAGATGATGATGCTGGATCCGAAATTGGCTATTCTTGATGAAACCGATTCAGGATTAGATATTGATGCATTGAGAATCGTAGCAGACGGTGTAAATGCGTTCAAAAATGAAGGAAACGCAGTTCTTTTGATTACACACTATCAGAGATTGCTTAATTATATTCAGCCTGACTTCGTTCATGTTCTGGCAAACGGAAAAATCATCAAAACCGGTGACAAATCTCTTGCGTTGGAACTTGAAGAAAAAGGGTATGACTGGCTTCTTAACTAA
- a CDS encoding glutathionylspermidine synthase family protein, with protein sequence MERITSGFRKNWEHKLENLGFGYHSLEGLYWDESHYYQFSSEEINTIENATAELWQMCLEAVDYIIEKNLWYRFNIPDWFKDYIITSWEEDHPSIYGRFDFGFDGKNLKLLEFNADTPTSLYEASVVQWYWLQEMFPYKDQFNSIHEKLVDYWKYLKNYMNPHYIYFASLTNIEDVTNVEYLRDCATQAGFDTEFIAIQDIGWAEDIEEFIAGDKTIMEYIFKLYPYEWILDDGFGEKLVKNGFRSQWIEPAWKLLLSCKAILPILWELYPNHPYLLESYFEPKHLKDFVKKPIYSREGANVTLFKNNIPLEQNSGIYGKEGYIYQQLFDLPNFDENYPIIGSWVIGQEPAGIGIRESVNLITNNQSRFIPHLID encoded by the coding sequence ATGGAAAGAATTACATCGGGTTTCCGGAAAAACTGGGAGCATAAACTTGAGAATTTAGGCTTCGGATATCATTCTTTGGAAGGTCTTTATTGGGATGAAAGCCATTATTATCAATTCTCATCAGAAGAAATCAACACCATAGAAAATGCGACTGCCGAGCTTTGGCAAATGTGTCTTGAAGCGGTGGATTATATTATTGAAAAAAATCTTTGGTACCGGTTCAATATTCCGGACTGGTTTAAAGACTATATCATTACAAGCTGGGAAGAAGATCATCCTTCTATCTATGGCAGATTTGATTTCGGTTTTGATGGCAAGAATCTAAAGCTTTTAGAATTTAATGCAGATACTCCAACATCGCTATATGAAGCATCCGTAGTACAATGGTACTGGCTTCAGGAGATGTTTCCGTACAAAGATCAGTTCAATTCCATTCATGAAAAGCTGGTTGATTACTGGAAGTATCTTAAAAACTATATGAATCCTCATTATATTTATTTCGCATCGCTTACCAATATTGAAGATGTAACCAATGTGGAATATTTAAGGGATTGTGCCACTCAGGCCGGTTTTGATACTGAATTTATCGCGATTCAGGATATCGGATGGGCGGAAGATATTGAGGAATTTATTGCCGGAGATAAAACCATTATGGAATATATTTTTAAATTATATCCTTATGAATGGATTCTTGATGATGGTTTTGGAGAAAAGCTCGTTAAAAACGGTTTCAGATCTCAATGGATAGAACCTGCATGGAAATTACTGCTTTCATGTAAAGCGATCCTTCCCATTCTTTGGGAACTGTATCCGAATCATCCTTATCTCCTTGAATCATATTTTGAGCCAAAGCATCTGAAGGATTTTGTAAAAAAGCCGATATATTCCAGAGAAGGAGCGAATGTCACTTTATTTAAAAATAACATTCCTTTAGAACAAAACAGTGGCATATATGGAAAAGAAGGATATATTTATCAGCAGCTTTTTGATCTTCCTAATTTTGATGAGAACTATCCTATTATCGGAAGCTGGGTCATTGGTCAGGAACCTGCCGGAATTGGAATCAGAGAATCGGTTAATTTAATTACCAATAATCAGAGTCGATTTATTCCCCATCTTATAGATTAA
- the ypfJ gene encoding KPN_02809 family neutral zinc metallopeptidase, whose product MKWTDDRSGNVEDRRGSGSGGAIVGGGLGTLIIAAIVFFLGGDPSSILSSGNMGNGGAQTEQRELNANELKVREFVQMVTAENEETWTKIFAENRIKYTPARVVLFENTTQSGCGTAQSAMGPFYCPVDQTVYMDMSFFKELEQRFGAKVTEFSIAYVMAHEMGHHVQNLLGTLGKTDKVRTSGNYSEAQVNKVSVATELQADFYAGVWAKQTDNREHILEPGDVQSAIDAAEAVGDDNIQKRSQGYVNQESFTHGSSAQRKEWFMKGYNTGDIRQGNTFNQILGN is encoded by the coding sequence ATGAAATGGACAGACGATAGAAGCGGTAACGTAGAAGACAGGCGAGGTTCTGGCAGTGGCGGAGCAATTGTAGGAGGAGGTCTTGGTACGCTTATCATTGCAGCAATTGTATTTTTCTTGGGAGGAGATCCTTCCTCCATTCTTTCTTCAGGAAATATGGGAAATGGAGGAGCACAGACAGAGCAACGGGAACTTAATGCGAATGAACTTAAAGTGAGAGAATTTGTTCAAATGGTAACCGCCGAAAATGAAGAAACCTGGACTAAAATTTTCGCTGAAAACAGAATAAAATATACTCCTGCAAGAGTCGTTTTATTTGAAAATACCACGCAATCCGGATGTGGAACGGCTCAATCTGCAATGGGACCTTTTTATTGTCCTGTAGATCAGACGGTGTATATGGATATGAGTTTTTTTAAAGAACTGGAACAACGCTTCGGAGCCAAAGTAACGGAATTCTCCATTGCCTACGTGATGGCTCATGAAATGGGACACCATGTGCAAAATCTTTTGGGTACTCTGGGTAAAACAGACAAAGTAAGAACAAGCGGAAATTATTCTGAAGCACAGGTGAATAAAGTCTCAGTTGCTACAGAACTCCAGGCAGATTTTTATGCAGGGGTTTGGGCAAAACAAACGGATAATAGAGAACATATATTGGAACCGGGAGATGTTCAGTCTGCGATAGATGCTGCAGAAGCGGTGGGAGATGATAATATCCAGAAAAGATCACAGGGATATGTAAATCAGGAAAGCTTCACGCACGGATCTTCCGCTCAGCGTAAAGAATGGTTTATGAAAGGATATAATACCGGAGATATACGACAGGGGAATACCTTTAATCAAATTTTAGGTAATTAA
- a CDS encoding GLPGLI family protein — MKKLGMIALALFMQTAFAQTNRFVYQVTMKPDASNKNDVKTENAYLDISAEKSLFYSENRFKRDSIMQKAFQSGGGRGSFNRDQMESLRSNINYSIEKDKENQKTIYKDRLGRDIYVYEEDRPINWKISSETTKIGDYKVQKAETEFAGRKWTAWFTTDLPYQDGPYKFSGLPGLIVKAEDDKGDYSFDLMKNYKISEIPALNQFGNVIKVKRTDFVKQQEKFKTDPMSFMNQGGGGGISAPMRIGGGGGNQNPGDMRKRMEERVKEEAKRNSNPIELQ; from the coding sequence ATGAAAAAGTTAGGAATGATAGCTTTAGCGTTATTCATGCAGACAGCTTTTGCACAAACCAACAGATTTGTGTACCAGGTGACCATGAAACCTGATGCTTCCAATAAAAATGATGTGAAGACCGAAAATGCCTACCTGGATATTTCGGCAGAAAAGTCTCTTTTCTATTCTGAAAACAGATTTAAAAGAGATTCTATTATGCAAAAAGCCTTTCAAAGTGGAGGCGGAAGGGGAAGTTTCAACAGAGATCAGATGGAAAGTCTGAGATCGAACATCAACTACTCTATTGAAAAAGATAAGGAAAATCAAAAGACAATTTATAAAGACAGATTAGGTCGGGATATTTATGTATATGAAGAAGACCGTCCGATTAATTGGAAAATTTCTTCTGAAACGACCAAAATCGGAGATTATAAAGTTCAGAAAGCCGAAACAGAGTTCGCAGGGAGAAAATGGACTGCTTGGTTTACTACAGATTTACCGTATCAGGATGGCCCTTATAAATTCAGCGGACTTCCGGGACTTATCGTTAAAGCCGAGGATGACAAAGGGGATTATTCATTTGATTTGATGAAAAACTATAAAATCTCAGAAATTCCTGCTTTAAATCAGTTTGGAAATGTGATTAAAGTAAAAAGAACTGATTTTGTAAAACAACAGGAGAAGTTTAAAACAGATCCGATGTCATTCATGAATCAAGGCGGCGGTGGAGGAATTTCTGCTCCGATGAGAATTGGCGGAGGCGGTGGAAATCAAAACCCCGGTGATATGAGAAAGAGAATGGAAGAAAGAGTAAAAGAAGAAGCTAAAAGAAACAGCAATCCGATAGAACTGCAATAA
- the ribH gene encoding 6,7-dimethyl-8-ribityllumazine synthase has translation MATVNLSDYKPLHITNADEFSIGIVFSEWNDFVTYNLRDAALEILEKEGVKKENISLFSVPGAFELNYASMQLCKERKYDAVIAIGCVIRGETPHFDFVCSAVAQGIKDCNVLTDTPTIFCVLTDDTKEQSIARSGGDLGNKGVEAAVTALRMIDFKKNLSGKKGNIGFGHS, from the coding sequence ATGGCAACAGTTAATCTTTCCGATTACAAGCCACTTCATATAACGAATGCCGATGAATTTTCAATCGGCATTGTTTTTTCTGAGTGGAATGATTTTGTAACGTACAATCTTCGTGATGCAGCACTGGAAATTCTTGAAAAAGAAGGAGTGAAAAAAGAGAATATTAGCCTTTTCTCAGTTCCCGGAGCATTTGAGTTAAACTATGCGAGTATGCAGCTTTGTAAAGAACGAAAATATGATGCAGTGATTGCAATTGGATGTGTGATTCGCGGAGAAACTCCTCATTTTGATTTTGTATGCTCTGCAGTAGCTCAGGGTATTAAGGATTGTAATGTTCTTACCGATACACCTACCATATTCTGTGTACTGACAGACGATACAAAAGAGCAGTCCATTGCAAGAAGTGGAGGAGATCTTGGAAACAAAGGAGTGGAAGCGGCGGTTACTGCGCTGAGAATGATCGATTTTAAGAAGAATTTATCCGGAAAAAAAGGAAACATCGGATTTGGACATTCTTAA
- a CDS encoding GLPGLI family protein: protein MKQKLLVFLVLFSVIKSYGQTTRYIYETSVNPDSINLVTMKTERTFLDVKANRSLFISENKLIQDSLFASFKPEENRKKEEKDLSKSEKIKRPEATFFEYFITKEIPEQKVYYHDKVGIKQIYYQEDRPIQWEITSDTGKQNGYLAQKAVANFGGRVWTAWFTKDITISDGPYKFSGLPGLIVKLEDDKGDYRFDLVTKMILQNAFEEPISADAKQSTRINFNGDKAALKLEFSKNRKNMAGNGDGMQNFRGGGRRGGGMNGSGMPGGMSGMQGGMGHHGGMDEGIQQMPSMNSNGNSSPIMSTAPQNPIELK, encoded by the coding sequence GTGAAACAGAAACTACTTGTTTTCCTTGTATTGTTTTCAGTAATAAAGTCTTACGGACAGACCACGAGATATATTTATGAAACTTCGGTAAACCCCGATTCGATCAATCTGGTAACGATGAAAACGGAGAGAACTTTCCTGGATGTAAAAGCAAACCGATCATTATTCATTAGCGAAAATAAATTAATACAGGATTCTTTATTTGCATCTTTTAAACCTGAAGAAAACAGAAAAAAAGAAGAGAAAGATCTTTCAAAATCCGAAAAGATAAAAAGACCAGAAGCAACTTTCTTTGAATATTTCATCACGAAAGAAATTCCTGAACAAAAAGTTTATTACCATGACAAAGTAGGTATAAAGCAAATTTATTATCAGGAAGACCGTCCGATACAATGGGAAATCACCAGTGACACTGGAAAGCAGAATGGATATTTGGCTCAAAAAGCGGTTGCGAATTTTGGAGGAAGAGTCTGGACCGCATGGTTTACAAAAGACATTACTATTTCAGACGGACCTTATAAATTTTCGGGCCTGCCCGGACTTATTGTAAAATTAGAAGATGATAAAGGAGATTACAGGTTTGATCTTGTAACGAAAATGATTCTTCAAAATGCCTTTGAAGAACCAATAAGCGCTGATGCGAAACAAAGTACCAGAATTAATTTTAATGGTGACAAGGCTGCCCTGAAATTGGAATTTTCGAAAAACAGAAAAAACATGGCCGGAAATGGAGACGGAATGCAAAATTTCCGAGGTGGAGGACGACGAGGCGGCGGTATGAACGGAAGCGGAATGCCTGGAGGAATGAGTGGAATGCAAGGCGGTATGGGACACCATGGCGGAATGGATGAGGGAATACAACAGATGCCAAGTATGAATTCAAATGGCAACAGTTCTCCAATAATGAGCACAGCCCCTCAAAACCCAATTGAATTAAAATAA
- a CDS encoding HesB/IscA family protein encodes MIKVSDQAKAKAIQLMTEDGFKPFEDYIRVGVKSGGCSGLEYVLKFDNEKTDTDQVFEDNDIKIIVDKKSILYLAGTTLEYSGGLNGKGFVFNNPNASRTCGCGESFSL; translated from the coding sequence ATGATAAAAGTATCAGATCAAGCAAAAGCAAAAGCCATCCAACTGATGACAGAAGATGGTTTTAAACCTTTTGAAGACTATATAAGAGTGGGGGTGAAAAGCGGAGGATGCTCTGGTTTAGAATATGTTTTGAAGTTCGACAACGAAAAAACAGACACAGATCAGGTTTTTGAAGACAATGACATTAAAATTATTGTAGATAAAAAATCAATTCTCTATTTAGCGGGTACCACTCTGGAATATTCAGGAGGTTTGAATGGAAAGGGATTTGTTTTTAACAATCCGAACGCATCAAGAACATGTGGGTGCGGAGAATCTTTCAGCTTATAG
- the sufB gene encoding Fe-S cluster assembly protein SufB, with the protein MSKYTEDDLRVDLENKKYEFGWETKIDYEDFPIGLNEDIIRAISAKKEEPEWMTEWRLESFRIWLKMVEPEWANIKYEKPDFQAIKYYAAPKVKPELASLDEVDPELIKTFEKLGINIEEQKRLSGVAVDIVMDSVSVKTTFQETLMEKGIIFCSISEAIKNHPDLVRKYLGKVVPRGDNFYSALNSAVFSDGSFCYIPKGVRCPMELSTYFRINQAGTGQFERTLVIADEGSYVSYLEGCTAPSRDENQLHAAVVELIAMDNAEIKYSTVQNWYPGNEEGKGGVFNFVTKRGLCEKNAKISWTQVETGSAVTWKYPSCILKGDNSVGEFYSIAVTNNHQYADTGTKMIHIGKNTKSTIISKGISAGKSNNSYRGLVKVMPTAKGARNFSQCDSLLMGNECGAHTFPYIEIKDPSAQLEHEATTSKIGEDQIFYCNQRGIDTERAIALIVNGFSKEVLNKLPMEFAIEAQKLLEISLEGSVG; encoded by the coding sequence ATGTCAAAGTACACTGAAGACGATCTAAGAGTCGATCTAGAAAATAAAAAATATGAATTCGGTTGGGAAACAAAGATCGATTACGAAGATTTCCCGATTGGTTTAAATGAAGATATCATCCGTGCGATTTCTGCGAAAAAAGAGGAACCGGAATGGATGACAGAATGGCGTTTGGAATCTTTCAGAATCTGGTTGAAAATGGTAGAACCGGAATGGGCCAATATTAAATATGAGAAACCTGATTTTCAGGCAATCAAATATTATGCTGCTCCGAAAGTAAAACCAGAATTGGCGAGTCTTGATGAAGTAGATCCTGAATTGATCAAAACTTTTGAAAAATTAGGGATCAATATCGAAGAGCAGAAAAGACTTTCAGGAGTTGCTGTAGATATTGTAATGGACTCAGTTTCGGTAAAGACGACTTTTCAGGAGACATTGATGGAAAAAGGAATTATTTTCTGTTCTATTTCTGAGGCGATCAAAAATCATCCGGACTTAGTAAGAAAATATCTTGGAAAAGTAGTTCCGAGAGGAGATAATTTCTATTCGGCACTGAATTCTGCAGTATTCTCTGACGGAAGTTTCTGTTATATTCCAAAAGGAGTAAGATGTCCGATGGAATTGTCTACGTATTTCCGTATCAATCAGGCAGGAACAGGCCAGTTTGAAAGAACGCTTGTGATTGCGGATGAAGGAAGTTATGTTTCTTATCTTGAAGGATGTACAGCACCATCAAGAGACGAAAATCAGCTTCACGCAGCTGTTGTTGAGCTGATCGCAATGGATAATGCTGAAATTAAATATTCAACCGTACAAAACTGGTATCCGGGTAATGAAGAAGGAAAAGGGGGAGTTTTCAATTTTGTAACGAAAAGAGGGCTTTGCGAAAAGAATGCAAAAATCTCCTGGACACAGGTTGAAACTGGTTCTGCAGTAACGTGGAAGTATCCTTCTTGTATTTTGAAAGGAGATAACTCGGTTGGAGAGTTTTATTCAATCGCGGTGACCAATAATCACCAATATGCAGATACAGGAACAAAGATGATCCACATCGGAAAGAATACAAAGTCTACCATCATTTCTAAAGGGATTTCTGCTGGAAAGTCAAACAACTCATACAGAGGGTTGGTAAAAGTAATGCCGACTGCAAAAGGAGCAAGAAACTTTTCTCAGTGTGACTCTTTGCTGATGGGGAACGAATGTGGAGCACATACTTTCCCTTATATCGAGATCAAAGATCCTTCTGCACAGCTGGAACACGAAGCAACGACTTCGAAAATCGGGGAAGACCAGATTTTCTACTGTAACCAGAGAGGTATCGATACAGAAAGAGCCATTGCTTTGATCGTAAATGGTTTCAGTAAAGAAGTTTTAAATAAATTACCAATGGAGTTTGCTATTGAAGCTCAGAAGTTACTTGAGATTTCTTTAGAAGGTTCTGTAGGATAA